A single Brassica rapa cultivar Chiifu-401-42 chromosome A04, CAAS_Brap_v3.01, whole genome shotgun sequence DNA region contains:
- the LOC103863814 gene encoding putative receptor-like protein kinase At5g39000 isoform X1, with protein sequence MTFQVFLIFSILVSAAVAGEGATAAYVPTDVFLFNCGETSDQMDISGRNWMAEQPNFLPSNAANASFVSHASFQGSGVSKVPYMTARIFRHDFTYRFPVSPGWKFLRLYFYPTRYSSDLDAAVNSYFSVIVNGFTLLKNFSADLTAKASNGAFIFKEFIVPVSSGHTMLNLTFTPSLNMLAFVNGVEIVSMPDRFYSKGGFDDKIAQVGNSIDFEINNSTAFETVHRLNIGGRLIDGISDTGMFRQWLAEKFQLNEKSGIVPIVPGVKINYTENTPAYVAPEDVYTTYRTMGNAEHPRLNQNFNLTWLFPVDAGFNYLVRLHFCETLSDVNGPGQRVFTIFIGNKIAKRDMDVIQLSGGSRIPVFLDFSVFVGFESGPRPDLRLDLHPYTVSEPKYYDAILNGVEILKLSVSDGNLAGPNPNPNSTSGLTPNSVNQDIQKPKAKSHVLVITLGTVGFAIVLAMFIVVVIVMKRRKKKKKVNVDTKSKPTDSWTTLPLVTGSSHTRSTTSLPSDLCRRFSILEIKSATNNFEKKLIVGVGGFGPVYKGRIDGGATLVAVKRLDISSNQGVNEFEAELKMLSMLRHIHLVSLVGYCDDENEMVLVYEYMPHGTLRDHLYKRNKVFDPPLSWKRRLEICIGAARGLQYLHTGAKDMIIHRDIKTTNILLDENYVAKVSDFGLSKVGLTSSSQTHVSTVVKGSFGYLDPEYYRRQVLTEKSDVYSFGVVLFEVLCCRPVKLENVPREEADLIRWVKSNYKKRTVDQIVDADLTAEITPLSLEKFCEIAVRCVQDRGIERPSMNDVVWALEFALQLHEAAKNKNGVDSLDLPRRDEVGTTTDGENDLFSRTTGRMSKSVTSNDDSARLAGDERSGSSWGVFSEIKDPRAR encoded by the coding sequence ATGACTTTTCAAGTTTTCTTAATCTTCTCCATTCTCGTTTCTGCAGCCGTAGCAGGAGAAGGAGCAACGGCTGCGTACGTTCCCACTGATGTCTTTCTCTTTAACTGTGGGGAAACATCCGACCAGATGGACATAAGTGGCCGTAACTGGATGGCAGAGCAACCAAATTTTCTTCCGTCAAATGCAGCCAACGCGTCGTTTGTTTCACATGCGTCATTCCAAGGATCGGGAGTTTCTAAGGTTCCATACATGACTGCTCGAATTTTCCGACATGATTTCACCTACAGGTTTCCTGTCTCTCCAGGCTGGAAGTTCCTCCGGTTATACTTTTACCCGACCCGATACAGTTCCGACCTCGACGCTGCCGTAAACTCCTACTTCTCTGTCATTGTCAATGGTTTTACTCTCTTGAAGAACTTCAGTGCCGATTTAACGGCAAAGGCTTCTAATGGTGCGTTCATATTTAAAGAGTTCATAGTCCCTGTTTCGAGTGGACACACGATGCTAAATCTCACGTTCACACCGTCTTTAAACATGTTAGCTTTCGTGAACGGCGTCGAGATTGTCTCCATGCCCGATCGGTTTTACTCCAAGGGAGGATTCGACGACAAAATAGCACAGGTAGGTAATAGCATTGACTTCGAGATAAACAACAGCACAGCTTTCGAAACTGTTCACCGGCTAAACATCGGCGGACGACTGATTGACGGCATAAGTGACACGGGGATGTTCCGGCAGTGGCTTGCTGAAAAGTTTCAGCTCAATGAAAAGTCTGGAATCGTGCCAATCGTTCCGGGTGTAAAGATCAACTACACGGAGAATACTCCAGCCTATGTCGCGCCAGAAGACGTGTACACGACGTACCGTACAATGGGTAACGCCGAGCATCCTAGGCTGAACCAGAACTTCAATCTGACATGGCTCTTCCCAGTTGATGCCGGCTTTAACTACCTCGTCAGGCTTCATTTCTGTGAGACTCTATCGGATGTGAACGGACCGGGCCAACGTGTCTTCACCATATTCATTGGAAATAAGATTGCAAAGCGTGACATGGATGTCATTCAGCTGAGCGGTGGTTCTCGCATTCCAGTATTTCTAGACTTTAGTGTATTTGTTGGTTTTGAAAGTGGGCCGAGACCTGATCTACGACTTGACTTGCATCCTTACACCGTCAGTGAGCCAAAGTATTACGATGCTATTCTCAATGGCGTAGAGATCCTCAAGCTTAGTGTCTCTGACGGAAATCTTGCTGGACCTAATCCTAATCCTAATTCTACGTCAGGTCTTACTCCGAACTCTGTAAATCAAGATATACAAAAACCCAAAGCCAAGTCACACGTTTTGGTAATAACACTTGGAACTGTTGGGTTTGCAATTGTGTTAGCAATGTTTATTGTTGTTGTCATCGTcatgaagaggaggaagaagaaaaagaaggttAATGTAGATACCAAGAGCAAGCCTACGGACTCGTGGACTACTCTTCCGCTTGTCACCGGGTCCTCCCATACCAGATCGACCACATCTCTTCCGTCCGATCTCTGCCGTCGGTTCTCCATCCTCGAGATCAAATCCGCCACAAACAATTTCGAAAAAAAACTGATCGTGGGAGTAGGCGGGTTTGGTCCTGTCTACAAAGGAAGAATTGACGGTGGAGCCACACTTGTGGCAGTTAAACGGTTAGATATTTCATCCAACCAAGGCGTTAACGAGTTCGAAGCAGAGCTCAAGATGCTCTCAATGCTCCGTCATATACATCTCGTTTCCTTAGTCGGATATTGCGACGATGAGAACGAGATGGTTCTTGTCTACGAGTATATGCCACATGGCACACTAAGAGACCATCTCTACAAGAGAAACAAGGTTTTTGATCCCCCATTGTCGTGGAAACGGAGGCTAGAGATTTGCATCGGTGCAGCTCGTGGACTACAGTATCTCCATACAGGCGCCAAGGACATGATCATTCATAGAGACATCAAAACTACAAACATACTTCTTGATGAGAACTACGTAGCTAAGGTCTCCGACTTTGGTTTATCAAAAGTGGGTCTTACAAGCTCATCTCAAACCCACGTCTCGACCGTCGTTAAAGGATCGTTTGGTTACTTGGACCCTGAGTATTATCGCCGTCAAGTCTTAACGGAAAAATCTGACGTGTACTCCTTCGGAGTTGTTCTGTTCGAAGTTTTGTGTTGTAGACCGGTCAAGCTCGAAAACGTTCCACGAGAGGAAGCAGATTTGATCCGATGGGTGAAGTCGAATTACAAAAAAAGGACCGTTGATCAGATCGTTGACGCAGACCTAACGGCTGAGATTACTCCGCTATCGCTGGAGAAATTCTGTGAGATCGCTGTGCGATGTGTTCAAGATCGCGGTATCGAACGGCCATCGATGAACGACGTCGTTTGGGCGCTTGAGTTTGCTCTTCAGCTTCACGAGGCTGCTAAGAATAAGAATGGCGTGGACTCTCTTGATCTCCCGAGACGTGACGAGGTAGGTACGACGACGGACGGAGAAAATGACTTGTTTAGTAGGACTACGGGACGCATGTCAAAATCTGTGACGAGCAATGATGATTCTGCTCGTCTTGCTGGGGATGAGAGGAGCGGATCGAGTTGGGGAGTATTTTCGGAGATAAAAGACCCCAGAGCGCGGTAA
- the LOC103863814 gene encoding putative receptor-like protein kinase At5g39000 isoform X2 encodes MTFQVFLIFSILVSAAVAGEGATAAYVPTDVFLFNCGETSDQMDISGRNWMAEQPNFLPSNAANASFVSHASFQGSGVSKVPYMTARIFRHDFTYRFPVSPGWKFLRLYFYPTRYSSDLDAAVNSYFSVIVNGFTLLKNFSADLTAKASNAFVNGVEIVSMPDRFYSKGGFDDKIAQVGNSIDFEINNSTAFETVHRLNIGGRLIDGISDTGMFRQWLAEKFQLNEKSGIVPIVPGVKINYTENTPAYVAPEDVYTTYRTMGNAEHPRLNQNFNLTWLFPVDAGFNYLVRLHFCETLSDVNGPGQRVFTIFIGNKIAKRDMDVIQLSGGSRIPVFLDFSVFVGFESGPRPDLRLDLHPYTVSEPKYYDAILNGVEILKLSVSDGNLAGPNPNPNSTSGLTPNSVNQDIQKPKAKSHVLVITLGTVGFAIVLAMFIVVVIVMKRRKKKKKVNVDTKSKPTDSWTTLPLVTGSSHTRSTTSLPSDLCRRFSILEIKSATNNFEKKLIVGVGGFGPVYKGRIDGGATLVAVKRLDISSNQGVNEFEAELKMLSMLRHIHLVSLVGYCDDENEMVLVYEYMPHGTLRDHLYKRNKVFDPPLSWKRRLEICIGAARGLQYLHTGAKDMIIHRDIKTTNILLDENYVAKVSDFGLSKVGLTSSSQTHVSTVVKGSFGYLDPEYYRRQVLTEKSDVYSFGVVLFEVLCCRPVKLENVPREEADLIRWVKSNYKKRTVDQIVDADLTAEITPLSLEKFCEIAVRCVQDRGIERPSMNDVVWALEFALQLHEAAKNKNGVDSLDLPRRDEVGTTTDGENDLFSRTTGRMSKSVTSNDDSARLAGDERSGSSWGVFSEIKDPRAR; translated from the exons ATGACTTTTCAAGTTTTCTTAATCTTCTCCATTCTCGTTTCTGCAGCCGTAGCAGGAGAAGGAGCAACGGCTGCGTACGTTCCCACTGATGTCTTTCTCTTTAACTGTGGGGAAACATCCGACCAGATGGACATAAGTGGCCGTAACTGGATGGCAGAGCAACCAAATTTTCTTCCGTCAAATGCAGCCAACGCGTCGTTTGTTTCACATGCGTCATTCCAAGGATCGGGAGTTTCTAAGGTTCCATACATGACTGCTCGAATTTTCCGACATGATTTCACCTACAGGTTTCCTGTCTCTCCAGGCTGGAAGTTCCTCCGGTTATACTTTTACCCGACCCGATACAGTTCCGACCTCGACGCTGCCGTAAACTCCTACTTCTCTGTCATTGTCAATGGTTTTACTCTCTTGAAGAACTTCAGTGCCGATTTAACGGCAAAGGCTTCTAATG CTTTCGTGAACGGCGTCGAGATTGTCTCCATGCCCGATCGGTTTTACTCCAAGGGAGGATTCGACGACAAAATAGCACAGGTAGGTAATAGCATTGACTTCGAGATAAACAACAGCACAGCTTTCGAAACTGTTCACCGGCTAAACATCGGCGGACGACTGATTGACGGCATAAGTGACACGGGGATGTTCCGGCAGTGGCTTGCTGAAAAGTTTCAGCTCAATGAAAAGTCTGGAATCGTGCCAATCGTTCCGGGTGTAAAGATCAACTACACGGAGAATACTCCAGCCTATGTCGCGCCAGAAGACGTGTACACGACGTACCGTACAATGGGTAACGCCGAGCATCCTAGGCTGAACCAGAACTTCAATCTGACATGGCTCTTCCCAGTTGATGCCGGCTTTAACTACCTCGTCAGGCTTCATTTCTGTGAGACTCTATCGGATGTGAACGGACCGGGCCAACGTGTCTTCACCATATTCATTGGAAATAAGATTGCAAAGCGTGACATGGATGTCATTCAGCTGAGCGGTGGTTCTCGCATTCCAGTATTTCTAGACTTTAGTGTATTTGTTGGTTTTGAAAGTGGGCCGAGACCTGATCTACGACTTGACTTGCATCCTTACACCGTCAGTGAGCCAAAGTATTACGATGCTATTCTCAATGGCGTAGAGATCCTCAAGCTTAGTGTCTCTGACGGAAATCTTGCTGGACCTAATCCTAATCCTAATTCTACGTCAGGTCTTACTCCGAACTCTGTAAATCAAGATATACAAAAACCCAAAGCCAAGTCACACGTTTTGGTAATAACACTTGGAACTGTTGGGTTTGCAATTGTGTTAGCAATGTTTATTGTTGTTGTCATCGTcatgaagaggaggaagaagaaaaagaaggttAATGTAGATACCAAGAGCAAGCCTACGGACTCGTGGACTACTCTTCCGCTTGTCACCGGGTCCTCCCATACCAGATCGACCACATCTCTTCCGTCCGATCTCTGCCGTCGGTTCTCCATCCTCGAGATCAAATCCGCCACAAACAATTTCGAAAAAAAACTGATCGTGGGAGTAGGCGGGTTTGGTCCTGTCTACAAAGGAAGAATTGACGGTGGAGCCACACTTGTGGCAGTTAAACGGTTAGATATTTCATCCAACCAAGGCGTTAACGAGTTCGAAGCAGAGCTCAAGATGCTCTCAATGCTCCGTCATATACATCTCGTTTCCTTAGTCGGATATTGCGACGATGAGAACGAGATGGTTCTTGTCTACGAGTATATGCCACATGGCACACTAAGAGACCATCTCTACAAGAGAAACAAGGTTTTTGATCCCCCATTGTCGTGGAAACGGAGGCTAGAGATTTGCATCGGTGCAGCTCGTGGACTACAGTATCTCCATACAGGCGCCAAGGACATGATCATTCATAGAGACATCAAAACTACAAACATACTTCTTGATGAGAACTACGTAGCTAAGGTCTCCGACTTTGGTTTATCAAAAGTGGGTCTTACAAGCTCATCTCAAACCCACGTCTCGACCGTCGTTAAAGGATCGTTTGGTTACTTGGACCCTGAGTATTATCGCCGTCAAGTCTTAACGGAAAAATCTGACGTGTACTCCTTCGGAGTTGTTCTGTTCGAAGTTTTGTGTTGTAGACCGGTCAAGCTCGAAAACGTTCCACGAGAGGAAGCAGATTTGATCCGATGGGTGAAGTCGAATTACAAAAAAAGGACCGTTGATCAGATCGTTGACGCAGACCTAACGGCTGAGATTACTCCGCTATCGCTGGAGAAATTCTGTGAGATCGCTGTGCGATGTGTTCAAGATCGCGGTATCGAACGGCCATCGATGAACGACGTCGTTTGGGCGCTTGAGTTTGCTCTTCAGCTTCACGAGGCTGCTAAGAATAAGAATGGCGTGGACTCTCTTGATCTCCCGAGACGTGACGAGGTAGGTACGACGACGGACGGAGAAAATGACTTGTTTAGTAGGACTACGGGACGCATGTCAAAATCTGTGACGAGCAATGATGATTCTGCTCGTCTTGCTGGGGATGAGAGGAGCGGATCGAGTTGGGGAGTATTTTCGGAGATAAAAGACCCCAGAGCGCGGTAA
- the LOC103863814 gene encoding putative receptor-like protein kinase At5g39000 isoform X3: MDISGRNWMAEQPNFLPSNAANASFVSHASFQGSGVSKVPYMTARIFRHDFTYRFPVSPGWKFLRLYFYPTRYSSDLDAAVNSYFSVIVNGFTLLKNFSADLTAKASNGAFIFKEFIVPVSSGHTMLNLTFTPSLNMLAFVNGVEIVSMPDRFYSKGGFDDKIAQVGNSIDFEINNSTAFETVHRLNIGGRLIDGISDTGMFRQWLAEKFQLNEKSGIVPIVPGVKINYTENTPAYVAPEDVYTTYRTMGNAEHPRLNQNFNLTWLFPVDAGFNYLVRLHFCETLSDVNGPGQRVFTIFIGNKIAKRDMDVIQLSGGSRIPVFLDFSVFVGFESGPRPDLRLDLHPYTVSEPKYYDAILNGVEILKLSVSDGNLAGPNPNPNSTSGLTPNSVNQDIQKPKAKSHVLVITLGTVGFAIVLAMFIVVVIVMKRRKKKKKVNVDTKSKPTDSWTTLPLVTGSSHTRSTTSLPSDLCRRFSILEIKSATNNFEKKLIVGVGGFGPVYKGRIDGGATLVAVKRLDISSNQGVNEFEAELKMLSMLRHIHLVSLVGYCDDENEMVLVYEYMPHGTLRDHLYKRNKVFDPPLSWKRRLEICIGAARGLQYLHTGAKDMIIHRDIKTTNILLDENYVAKVSDFGLSKVGLTSSSQTHVSTVVKGSFGYLDPEYYRRQVLTEKSDVYSFGVVLFEVLCCRPVKLENVPREEADLIRWVKSNYKKRTVDQIVDADLTAEITPLSLEKFCEIAVRCVQDRGIERPSMNDVVWALEFALQLHEAAKNKNGVDSLDLPRRDEVGTTTDGENDLFSRTTGRMSKSVTSNDDSARLAGDERSGSSWGVFSEIKDPRAR; this comes from the coding sequence ATGGACATAAGTGGCCGTAACTGGATGGCAGAGCAACCAAATTTTCTTCCGTCAAATGCAGCCAACGCGTCGTTTGTTTCACATGCGTCATTCCAAGGATCGGGAGTTTCTAAGGTTCCATACATGACTGCTCGAATTTTCCGACATGATTTCACCTACAGGTTTCCTGTCTCTCCAGGCTGGAAGTTCCTCCGGTTATACTTTTACCCGACCCGATACAGTTCCGACCTCGACGCTGCCGTAAACTCCTACTTCTCTGTCATTGTCAATGGTTTTACTCTCTTGAAGAACTTCAGTGCCGATTTAACGGCAAAGGCTTCTAATGGTGCGTTCATATTTAAAGAGTTCATAGTCCCTGTTTCGAGTGGACACACGATGCTAAATCTCACGTTCACACCGTCTTTAAACATGTTAGCTTTCGTGAACGGCGTCGAGATTGTCTCCATGCCCGATCGGTTTTACTCCAAGGGAGGATTCGACGACAAAATAGCACAGGTAGGTAATAGCATTGACTTCGAGATAAACAACAGCACAGCTTTCGAAACTGTTCACCGGCTAAACATCGGCGGACGACTGATTGACGGCATAAGTGACACGGGGATGTTCCGGCAGTGGCTTGCTGAAAAGTTTCAGCTCAATGAAAAGTCTGGAATCGTGCCAATCGTTCCGGGTGTAAAGATCAACTACACGGAGAATACTCCAGCCTATGTCGCGCCAGAAGACGTGTACACGACGTACCGTACAATGGGTAACGCCGAGCATCCTAGGCTGAACCAGAACTTCAATCTGACATGGCTCTTCCCAGTTGATGCCGGCTTTAACTACCTCGTCAGGCTTCATTTCTGTGAGACTCTATCGGATGTGAACGGACCGGGCCAACGTGTCTTCACCATATTCATTGGAAATAAGATTGCAAAGCGTGACATGGATGTCATTCAGCTGAGCGGTGGTTCTCGCATTCCAGTATTTCTAGACTTTAGTGTATTTGTTGGTTTTGAAAGTGGGCCGAGACCTGATCTACGACTTGACTTGCATCCTTACACCGTCAGTGAGCCAAAGTATTACGATGCTATTCTCAATGGCGTAGAGATCCTCAAGCTTAGTGTCTCTGACGGAAATCTTGCTGGACCTAATCCTAATCCTAATTCTACGTCAGGTCTTACTCCGAACTCTGTAAATCAAGATATACAAAAACCCAAAGCCAAGTCACACGTTTTGGTAATAACACTTGGAACTGTTGGGTTTGCAATTGTGTTAGCAATGTTTATTGTTGTTGTCATCGTcatgaagaggaggaagaagaaaaagaaggttAATGTAGATACCAAGAGCAAGCCTACGGACTCGTGGACTACTCTTCCGCTTGTCACCGGGTCCTCCCATACCAGATCGACCACATCTCTTCCGTCCGATCTCTGCCGTCGGTTCTCCATCCTCGAGATCAAATCCGCCACAAACAATTTCGAAAAAAAACTGATCGTGGGAGTAGGCGGGTTTGGTCCTGTCTACAAAGGAAGAATTGACGGTGGAGCCACACTTGTGGCAGTTAAACGGTTAGATATTTCATCCAACCAAGGCGTTAACGAGTTCGAAGCAGAGCTCAAGATGCTCTCAATGCTCCGTCATATACATCTCGTTTCCTTAGTCGGATATTGCGACGATGAGAACGAGATGGTTCTTGTCTACGAGTATATGCCACATGGCACACTAAGAGACCATCTCTACAAGAGAAACAAGGTTTTTGATCCCCCATTGTCGTGGAAACGGAGGCTAGAGATTTGCATCGGTGCAGCTCGTGGACTACAGTATCTCCATACAGGCGCCAAGGACATGATCATTCATAGAGACATCAAAACTACAAACATACTTCTTGATGAGAACTACGTAGCTAAGGTCTCCGACTTTGGTTTATCAAAAGTGGGTCTTACAAGCTCATCTCAAACCCACGTCTCGACCGTCGTTAAAGGATCGTTTGGTTACTTGGACCCTGAGTATTATCGCCGTCAAGTCTTAACGGAAAAATCTGACGTGTACTCCTTCGGAGTTGTTCTGTTCGAAGTTTTGTGTTGTAGACCGGTCAAGCTCGAAAACGTTCCACGAGAGGAAGCAGATTTGATCCGATGGGTGAAGTCGAATTACAAAAAAAGGACCGTTGATCAGATCGTTGACGCAGACCTAACGGCTGAGATTACTCCGCTATCGCTGGAGAAATTCTGTGAGATCGCTGTGCGATGTGTTCAAGATCGCGGTATCGAACGGCCATCGATGAACGACGTCGTTTGGGCGCTTGAGTTTGCTCTTCAGCTTCACGAGGCTGCTAAGAATAAGAATGGCGTGGACTCTCTTGATCTCCCGAGACGTGACGAGGTAGGTACGACGACGGACGGAGAAAATGACTTGTTTAGTAGGACTACGGGACGCATGTCAAAATCTGTGACGAGCAATGATGATTCTGCTCGTCTTGCTGGGGATGAGAGGAGCGGATCGAGTTGGGGAGTATTTTCGGAGATAAAAGACCCCAGAGCGCGGTAA
- the LOC103863816 gene encoding putative receptor-like protein kinase At5g39000 codes for MISHALLVICILVSAAVLGLGDATAAYKPTDLFLINCGTSSDTIDSQSQTWTSDQQHLLTSKLKNLSFSSDASYQEEVPQVPYTTARIFLSNVNYSFPVSPGWKYLRLYFYPTRYESGFDTASSFFSVTVNGFTLLKNFSADLTVKASKSKSLVKEFIVPVNQTLNLTFMPSPSSLAFVNGIEIVSMPDGFYSKGGFDNMITNVGSTIDFNIKNTTAFETVHRINVGGQMVDEVGDTGMFRRWLPDDDVILSENSGIIPVVPGVKINYTEKTPPYVAPEDVYKTYRTMGNVDNPEINLNFNMTWLFTVDAGFLYLVRLHFCETLAEVNGPGQRIFTIFLGNQIAKQEMDVIDMSGGSRIPMYLDFNVLVGFENGPRPDLRLGLHPYADIFPKYYDAILNGVEILKLNSSEGSLAGPNPNPLVSSDQTPNHVKPSARKGNNSHVLVITLAVVGSSVVLATFVSVIALLRKKKKTKDVPLHTTSKPTDSCSPLTTYLCRRFSIFEIKYATNDFDEKLIVGTGGFGSVYKGRIDGGTTLVAVKRLGIASKQGAKEFKTELEMLSKLRHVHLVSLIGYCDDENEMVLVYEYMPRGTLKDHLYKRNKASDPPLSWERRLEICIGAARGLQYLHTGAKHAIIHRDIKTTNILLDENYVAKVSDFGLSKVGPTSESQSHVSTVVKGTFGYLDPEYYRRQVLTVKSDVYSFGLVMFEVLCCRLINIEIVPQEQSDLIRWVKSNYIGGTLDQIIDPDLAVDITMISLEKFCEIAVRCVQDRGTERPPMNDVVWGLEFTLQLHETAKKNNEGGTMTDAEALLSKTDDNCVCDPVVGEEPKAL; via the coding sequence ATGATCAGTCACGCTCTGTTAGTCATCTGTATTCTCGTTTCCGCTGCCGTCCTAGGACTAGGAGATGCAACAGCAGCATATAAGCCTACCGATCTCTTTCTCATCAACTGTGGCACTAGCTCTGACACCATAGACTCTCAAAGCCAAACATGGACGTCGGATCAGCAGCATCTTCTCACGTCAAAGTTAAAAAATCTTTCGTTCTCTTCAGATGCATCGTACCAAGAAGAGGTTCCTCAAGTGCCCTACACGACGGCTCGCATATTCCTATCCAACGTCAACTACAGTTTTCCAGTCTCTCCCGGCTGGAAATATCTCCGGTTGTACTTTTACCCGACCCGGTACGAATCTGGTTTTGACACCGCAAGTTCCTTCTTCTCCGTCACAGTTAACGGGTTCACTCTCTTGAAGAACTTCAGCGCCGACTTAACGGTAAAAGCTTCCAAGTCGAAATCCTTAGTCAAAGAGTTTATCGTTCCGGTTAACCAGACTCTGAATCTCACGTTCATGCCGTCTCCGAGTTCGTTAGCTTTTGTTAACGGCATCGAGATTGTCTCCATGCCTGATGGGTTTTACTCAAAGGGAGGCTTTGACAATATGATAACGAACGTTGGTAGTACCATTGACTTCAATATCAAAAACACGACTGCTTTCGAGACTGTTCATCGGATAAACGTTGGCGGGCAAATGGTGGATGAGGTCGGTGACACTGGAATGTTCCGGCGGTGGCTTCCGGATGATGATGTCATACTAAGTGAGAATTCAGGAATCATACCGGTTGTACCGGGTGTGAAGATAAACTACACAGAGAAGACTCCCCCTTATGTTGCGCCTGAAGATGTGTACAAGACGTATCGTACGATGGGGAACGTGGACAACCCTGAAATCAACCTGAATTTCAACATGACGTGGCTCTTTACAGTTGATGCTGGGTTTCTATACCTAGTTAGGCTTCATTTCTGTGAGACTCTAGCTGAAGTGAACGGACCTGGCCAGCGTATCTTCACCATCTTCCTCGGGAATCAGATTGCAAAGCAGGAAATGGATGTGATTGACATGAGCGGTGGTTCTCGGATTCCGATGTATCTAGATTTCAATGTATTGGTTGGTTTTGAAAATGGTCCAAGACCTGATCTACGACTTGGCTTGCATCCTTACGCGGATATTTTTCCAAAGTATTACGATGCTATTCTGAATGGTGTAGAGATTCTGAAGCTGAATAGTTCCGAGGGTAGTCTCGCTGGACCTAATCCAAATCCTCTAGTATCATCCGACCAAACACCAAATCATGTAAAGCCTTCGGCAAGAAAAGGTAATAATTCACATGTTTTGGTGATAACTCTGGCAGTGGTTGGTTCTTCAGTTGTCCTAGCGACGTTTGTTTCTGTCATTGCGTTGTTgcgtaagaagaagaaaacgaaaGACGTTCCTTTACATACAACAAGCAAGCCTACGGACTCGTGTTCTCCTCTTACCACATATCTCTGCCGTCGATTCTCCATCTTCGAAATCAAATACGCCACAAATGATTTCGACGAGAAGCTAATCGTTGGAACAGGCGGGTTTGGTTCGGTGTACAAAGGACGAATAGACGGTGGAACCACACTAGTGGCGGTTAAACGGTTGGGAATTGCATCGAAACAAGGCGCTAAAGAGTTCAAAACAGAGCTCGAGATGCTCTCAAAGCTACGTCATGTACACCTCGTTTCTCTAATAGGATATTGCGACGACGAGAACGAGATGGTGCTTGTCTATGAGTATATGCCACGTGGTACTCTTAAAGACCATCTTTACAAAAGGAATAAGGCTAGTGATCCTCCTTTGTCGTGGGAACGGAGGTTAGAGATCTGCATCGGAGCGGCGCGTGGGCTACAATATCTCCACACAGGCGCCAAGCATGCGATCATACATCGAGACATCAAAACAACCAACATACTTCTTGATGAGAACTACGTAGCTAAAGTCTCTGACTTTGGGCTATCAAAAGTGGGTCCAACTAGTGAATCTCAATCCCACGTCTCAACGGTCGTTAAAGGAACGTTTGGTTACTTGGATCCTGAGTACTATCGCCGTCAAGTCTTGACGGTAAAATCGGATGTGTACTCTTTTGGACTTGTTATGTTCGAAGTTTTGTGTTGCAGACTGATCAATATCGAGATTGTTCCACAAGAACAATCAGATTTGATCAGATGGGTGAAGTCAAATTATATAGGAGGAACTCTTGATCAGATCATTGACCCAGATCTAGCTGTCGATATCACTATGATATCATTAGAGAAGTTCTGTGAAATTGCTGTGAGATGTGTTCAAGATCGTGGTACTGAAAGGCCACCAATGAACGATGTCGTTTGGGGACTTGAGTTTACACTTCAACTTCACGAGACAGCTAAGAAAAACAATGAGGGAGGGACGATGACAGACGCAGAAGCTTTGTTAAGTAAGACTGATGATAACTGTGTCTGTGATCCTGTTGTTGGTGAAGAACCGAAAGCACTGTAG